Part of the Burkholderia sp. FERM BP-3421 genome, CGTCGCGCGCACCATCAATGCGGGCGTGGCGGGCTGGGATCACACGGGCAACGTGCTGTTGCCGCCGGGCGAGCGCATCACGATCCAGGTGTATGACTACAACGGAGTCGGCCAGCCCGGGACGCTGCTGACCACGGCGGTGGGGTACACGGGGCCGGACGGCAAGGTGCTGGTGCCGCTCAATATCGGCGTCTGCAAGGGTTCGGCCGTCACGTCGGGGCAGTTCGCCACCACCTCGGTGCCGGCGCAGAAATGGCTCATCTCGTACACCGGCGCGTACGCCACGGCGAAGACGGACAGCACCCAGACGACCGCGGCGTCCTCCACGGCCTTCGTCCATATCTGCTCCGAAACCTATCTCGGCCAGAGCAAGTAAGCAGCGTGACGGGGCCGGCGACGCCGGCCTCGTCACGCGCCTGTCTGCCCCGGTCCCCGGGGCGGCGCGTTCTCCTGTGCGTGTCGCGCCCGGGCCGATCGGCGCGGCGCGCATCGAAACCCATTGCCTCGCACGCATTCGCTGCGGCCGGCCGCAGCGAATGCGCCGGCCGCGCGTCAGGCTTCGGTATCTGTCCCGATTTCCGGCTCGACCTGCGCCGCCACCGCGCCGCCGCGTTCGCGGTAGGTCGCCGGCGGCGCGCCGAACTGCTTGCGGAATTCCCGTCCGAGATGCGAGGCGTCCGCGAAGCCGCAGCTCGTCGCGATGTCGGCGACGGTGCGGTCCGAGCTGGTCAGCAGCCACGCGGCGGTGCGCAGCCGCACCTGCTTGGCGAACGCCTGCGGGCTCGTGCCGGTTTCCGCCTTGAACAGGCGCTCCAGCTGGCGCGTCGACAGGTCGAGCTTGGCGGCCAGCTCGTCGAGCGGCAGCGTGCGCCCGACATGCTGCTCCATCAGCAGGATGGCGCGCTTCACCTTCGGATGCGTGGCCGGCTCCAACCCGGGCGGGTGCGGCTGCGGCGCATTGCCCTTCTGCATCTCGCCCACCAGCAGGATGCGCAAGGCCTTCTGCACCGTGGCGTGGTCGAAATGGCGCAGCAGGATCGCGGCCGCCACGTCGATCGACGCGCGTCCGCCCGAGCAGGTGATGCGCCGCCGGTCGATCACGAACAGCCGGTCCGCGATCAGCAGGTCGGGATCGACGGCCGGAAAGCGCTCGATGAAATCCCAGTAGTGGAACCAGCTGACGCAGATCCGGTGCGCATCGAGCACGCCCGCGCGCATCAGCGCGAACACGCCGGTGCAGATCCCCACCACGTTCGCGCCGTCGCCCGCCGCGCGGCGGATGAACTGCAGGGTTTCCGGCCCCGCCTGGGGCCCCGAGTGCAGCAGGCCGCCCACCACCACCACGTAGTCGAACGGGGCGGTGTCGGCGAAGGTCTCCCACGGCGTCACCTGGATCCCGCAGCTCGCGCGCACCGGCGCGAGCGTGTCGCCGATCACGCTCCACGCGCAGCGCACCGGCTTGCTGTAGTCGCCGTCGTCGGCCGACAGCCGCAGCATGTCGACGAAGCCCGAGAACGCGGTCAGCGTGAAATTCGGCAGCAGCACGATGCCGAAGCGGATGCGCCGCGGCGCGGCGGCGGGGGAGGCGGGTGCGTCAGGCGTCATTGCGGTGAGGCTCAGGGTTGGCCGGGCGGCGTCCGGCGGGTCTCGTCCGGCGCGGGCCACGTCGCCAGCGTCGCCGATCGGCGCGGCCGGAACTTGCGTTTTTCCGTCGCGAACCATCGCCAAAGCGCATCGATGCGGCCCGGGTGGCGGCGTTGTCCCACGCCGATGCCGGTTTTGTTCTATCGGCGGATTTTACGCTTTGGTGTACTGGCACCCAACGTCACTTCACGCGTCAATGCGCAAGGGCAGCCAGATGAACGTCAGCGTCTTCGATCTGTTCAAGATCGGCATCGGTCCGTCGAGTTCGCACACGGTCGGCCCGATGATCGCCGCGGCCCGCTTCGCGTCCCATCTCGACGATGCGAACCTGCTCGGCTTCGTGCGCCGCGTGCGGGTCGAGCTGTACGGTTCGCTCGGCGCGACCGGCAAGGGGCACGGCAGCGACAAGGCGGTGCTGCTCGGGCTCGAAGGCCACCTGCCGGACAGCATCGATCCGGACCTGATCGAGCCGCGCCTGCGCGCGATCCGCGAGGCGCGCGCGCTGACGCTGCTCGGCCGCCAGCCGATCC contains:
- a CDS encoding GlxA family transcriptional regulator; its protein translation is MTPDAPASPAAAPRRIRFGIVLLPNFTLTAFSGFVDMLRLSADDGDYSKPVRCAWSVIGDTLAPVRASCGIQVTPWETFADTAPFDYVVVVGGLLHSGPQAGPETLQFIRRAAGDGANVVGICTGVFALMRAGVLDAHRICVSWFHYWDFIERFPAVDPDLLIADRLFVIDRRRITCSGGRASIDVAAAILLRHFDHATVQKALRILLVGEMQKGNAPQPHPPGLEPATHPKVKRAILLMEQHVGRTLPLDELAAKLDLSTRQLERLFKAETGTSPQAFAKQVRLRTAAWLLTSSDRTVADIATSCGFADASHLGREFRKQFGAPPATYRERGGAVAAQVEPEIGTDTEA